The genomic segment ttccaaaatttaaaatctaaccagtaACTTAAAttgccatttcggacagtttaaaaaattcaaacgAAAAATCAGACTGCACCACTGTGTCCGGAAGGCATCAATTTctttgggtaccaaatttcatactTTCTAAcattcatttactatttttaattaattttaacgtTTCACGAGTTTTGAATACAACGGATAAGTGAAACGACAACAAAACACACTCGACATCTCGGATCGGGGCGCGACTGCCGAGACAGTAGCTGCTGTcccttttttcttatatatatatatatattcttttattatttaaatgattaaatccttttaatctcatccttaGAATTACATGACTAAACCACAATACATACAAACCCACATTCCCTACTACTAATTGAATCTGAATAGTGAACCAACCAAAACTCTTAACACTTACACAactcaatatatatacatacatccaCTCATATACAAAACTTTATTATTAACCCAATTCATAATCATGAcatgaagaatcatcaaattaaaatattcccttaaatcataaatcaaaaaaaaaaaaatttctttcaatataaaagaaaaatcatgaaCCCATAAGTTGtgacaattaaataaaataattccacaacacttaattctcttaacaaattaagattttattagaGAATCATaatctaaaagaaaaaaaaacaacttcctCAATCAAGATATATAAACACAGTCCTtcaagcaaattaaattttgttaaagaattatgaaCTCATGAGTGACTATATAAATTGACCCATATTTTTAaattccttctaacaaattaaaattttgttaaagaaatataaatcataagaacttatttaaaatcaacatgaatataattcttataacaaatttaaattttgttaataaattaCTAATCATGGAAAgctatacatatataaaaaaaaatcatgactTAATCctttcaacaaattaaattttgttaaggatttataaatcatagaaactatataaaataactcATGAATTAATTCCTCTAACAAAATCaagatttttttgttaaagaattataaatagtggaactatataaaaaaaataaaaaataaaaagaaaaaaaacatcatGACAAAAATtcctctaacaaattaaattttgttaaagaattgtaaatcatgggaaaagaattatataaaataactcatgagataattcttctaacaaattaaatttttgttaaagaattataaatcatgaaaactaaaaaaaaaaaaaaaacaaacacataaacacaattccttctaacaaattaaatttttgttgaagaaatatgtaatttatgaaaataaaaaaagtaaaactaaGAACAATAATTCTTTTGATACAAATAAAAGCAAAACATTGATTaaagaattaaattttcaaaacttacaatttcaagGATTGAAGATTGAATAATACAATTGAACACCCGAAACTCAACTTAAGAATTTTCCTCACTTTTCCTCTCAATACTACACTTTGGCCAAAAATTTTAAAGCAAAAAGTGAataaaattttctgatttttttgttgtGAGTAGAGAttcaaaataaacttaattatgaACCTTAATTCCACCCTTAAAGCCTTACTAATTACCCCCTTAATTAGCATTAAgggaggagttacaaactcctcaAAAGACTCCCTTAACCAGCTCCTCCTTctccatttattttatttttttattaattaattaattaattgttccGTTTAATTGTTAGACGAAAAGACGTTATGCGATAAACTTCTTACGCGATAACACACGCGTACcacttaaataaattaatttaagttaaataattaaaaaatcaaataactaactaaattaaataatcaaataattataaattttccgATATTTtaaacggggtgttacaataatcCAAACAAAAGCTGCCCTTGTATTATTTGGTTGAGGTGTTTGGATAAAACAAGCCATGAATAAAAATCCCACCCAATGTTGAAATATAGGTGGACATTGATTTGCAACAGATTCCTATTAAGTCTCATTTTCTACAAGAACATGTTTTATGTTCTAAATCAACACATCCCCAAGGGAATCAGTGCACAGAAAATATTGTGGATGTCGTGGTATTGAATCACAACTACGAGCAtgctcttttttcttttccaaccTTGCAATCACACAAGGACTATAAACATACTTCCATTTATTAACTTGTCcctttttcaaatataacctttgTATCACAGTTGTCCTAATGTCCTCCAACATAGACATAATGTGCTTTGTTCTAGCATTGATTATGTATCCATTAAAAGTTTCTGCCATATTATTCATGATAAGTGCAAATATtggcacttatttatatcattttatactccttaacaatggtcgttgttagtaattacgtgcttattttaaagatttatgctactttactcgttttggttatttatgttgattttgagtggttttgattatattaagcataattcttatggttttaatgatgacggagttTACTAAGGAGATTTTAGCTCGGGTGAAGATGTTCTGCAaaaaaaatgagcaaaagagtgaaagagtgtttataatgcaaaagtaTTGAGCTAAAATTTAATACATGTCTACGCTTTTAGTCATAAATTTTGATAGGAATATcttattaatgcaaggtttgcaaCATTAGAAATTAGACTTCAAGAGAtttccaacggtatattatatgcccaaatccaaaaatcaagcaagaaatgACGACCGTTTGAAGTTGTCTGAAATTGTCAGCCAAACACGCCGACTCGGCTTCCTTGTCCTGGATGTGAACGCCGACTAGGCTTTTTCTTCTGGATTTCAGGAAGCGTTTTTTTCGTCACTCTAATTGTGTATTATTTTAGtctatctttattttaattaacttcTTAGCGTTTATTTAGTGGTTAATGAGGGGCATTTAGGTTAAGTCTCCTTTGAGGAGCACAAGGAGGGAGACTAAAaccctcttctccttcttcttcttcttctcttcttcttctttcctcCAGATTTTATTACTCCTTTTTCACTAGATTTacttttaattcatcatttactTTAGTTTATCATTAAGTCCATCATTAATCTTCCTTTGAGCATTGTACATTttctttagtatttaattttcctTGTCTTTAATTCCTTGTACTAGTCTTAATCTTCCTTTAATGAACTTTAAGCATTGTTATTAATCTTTCTCTAATAAAAACTAGTTATTGttattcatttatttctttttgaattaattgttgtgttcttggaatttaattattgtttttcttgaatttgtCATTAATTTCATTCTTAGTCATGTCTAGTATCATCCTAAGGTTTGTGTTTATTGCTTTTCCATGATTAGTGAGTAGATttattttctagggttagggtttgaacctataagtcaagtatgatttgatttttgaatgtgtctataaaattaggattaaagtggttaaattgtgctaataaccctaaattaaacatGCATTGTCagactagtcaatagaactagcgtgtgagattaggatcGGCTTTACTTTAGAGTAaaatttagttaaattcttattatttcgttcaataaaactagcgtgtgaattgaattagtagggcctaaatctaatagttaatcaatagagcgagagtttgagattaacaagatcatgttTAACCACGTAACTAATCCGACTTTTCATAGACACTAAGGAGAATTTGATCATACGTAATTTAGGGGATTCCCAATACCCTAGATCTCTTCATCATATAGTTTAATCCATATTTCTTATTGCATTTGTAGTTTATTAGAAAACAACCAACCAAGCATTTTTCTCTTTaagcaatataattagtagaaattggcaagtttcttgtcctaacttccttgtgttcgacccgcatCTACACATACACCATGCACTTgtggttaaataaaatttgcacatcaatcACAATTACATCAACTCTACTGCTTGTCTTTATAAAAGCTCTACAAAAACATGCTGGATTGCAACTCTTAAATCCCTTAACTACATTCTACAAATTCATTACATAGTTCAAGCATACATCAACAGGAACAAAAGTAAATGTTTTACCCATCCTCTCAACATAAATAACACCTTCTTTTTCTTCTACAAATTTACCCCCATACCGGTAACGAAAAGTAatattcactagtggaaaaaacccaTATGTTACTAAACAAATGTTATGGTTTTGTAAGACGCAGCATAAAAATAATAGGAAAAAATaggcaaaataaataaaaggtatatGTTGTAGTTCACTGAAAACCGCAATATATAACACATTATATGCTACGATTCTCAATGAACTGTAGCAtatacttctttttttttcattataccTGCTGCTTCATTATTCCTCCTAAAAACCGCTACTATTCTTCAGCCCACACGAcacttcttcatcttcatctttatttcttgtgcattttcatttcttcttcaatcAAATTTATGTAATCTCAAGGacatttcaaaacaaacccgctGCTACTGCTCTTGTTTTTTGTTTCAAGCTAACACTTCTTGTTTTAAGCCATTTCTTCTTGAACGCGCAAAATTAAGCATTTTGTgatcttgttcttcttcaaaacccacgaaatttaggtaatttctctttttaatttcttcaattttcatggtgttttagggcttagtttttttaatggttgtttactaattttgtttttgtttttcattgtaggttgcATAATGCAATTGTAGAGCAcaaaatatttagttttatttttgatatttttattcaacTACTATCCATGTTCtacaaaatacacaaaatatacaaaataagaaTCAGATTGTCCATAAATAGAAGCAAAGCAAACACAAATATACCATATTAACTTACGCATCAAATTCTTCAATGGTGTGCCTTACACTGACTAAATGGATTATACTGCCGGATACATAGATATTAAATAGAGAGGGGTGTGGAATAGGTAAAACATCGAAGTAATAGAGTGGAGTAATGACTTGATGAAGAATGGTATGAAACTCTTTCATAAAAGTTAATGTGGTGTAAATTTCGaacctttaaaaaataaattaaagttcaAACCTTCAAAGCGGATAAGTGAAAATTTGtatcttttaaatcaaattttccaTTATCAAATGATAAAACAAAACTTACATCTGAATCATGAATCTTAAACATTAAtcacaaaattaaaacaaattatatttatatgaagaataaaattttatttctaactatcaaaataaatataccATAATATCAATaaacctcaaaaaaaaaaagaacaaaaaacaaaatCCACCAATTAACATACAATAAAAATAGgggttaaataaaaataataataaaaaaaaaaaagcatccAAAGCCCAACAACAATACAAAATTTTATCCCTAGGCCATCAAAGCTGCAACCGCAACTGACACCAAGCTCAAAAACCCAACACTTGTGGAGGCGGCGAAGTTGCCACTGGGTGGTGGGGTTGATGTGGCGGAAGGAGCTTCAGTGGCGGGGTTTCCTGATGGGGAGACGCCAACAGCTGGGGTGCTTGGGCTATCGGCGGTTGGGGTGGTAGGGCTGACGGCACCAGCAGAAGGGGTGGGGGAGATAGCGGGAGCAGTACTTGATGGACCAGTAACAGTGACGGCGAGCTTTTGGTTGGCACTACAGTGTCCGCTGAAGGTGCAGATGAAGTAATGGGTTCCGGGCTTGTTGAGGGTGAAGCGAGCCGGGGCAGTGGTTTTAACAGCGCCTATAGTGTTGCTGGTGCCACATGAATCAAAGTTTGCTTTGGATACTTCAGCTACTGTATGAGCTGATGCCGGAAAGTTAAACACTgcatattttttaagaaaaatattagcAAAATCGTAATATTACAAACTGATTTGTTATTAGGCTTGGTATACAACAACACCGGCCAGGGAAGAGATTTAACTGCACACAAGTTTGATAAGATTTCATCCTAAAATCAATAGGTAATAAAAAAAGCTATTCACTAAACTTATATATTAGTCAAACTCTCTAATTTTTCGATATAAGATTACATGTAAGTTATTTTCCAATAGAAACAATATCAGTCCTTAAAATATTACATCAGAAAATTCTTGGAATTATCTATACATTAGATTTAATTTTGAccaattcaaaattgaatttaattttgtttgtaatagtacaattttaatcttaaaaataaaaaatttaatttgttctttCAATTTGTACTTAACTAAATTCTGGTGACATAATAATGTGACTTAAAACATAAAGGGTCCCTCAGTACCTAATAATTTGTCAATTTACACAGAATTAACACATTTAAGCTTCAATAATGCAAGTTCAAATTTTACTAATATTCAATGCAAATGGATTATTTTTCTCATGCTAAATTGTACTATTGTCTAGTAGGCTCTTAGCACATGTTCATCTCTAAAAGGTCATAAGAACGTAGAAAGAAGGTGCCAAAAGGTCCAATTCATGTAATTATGAGATACCTACACAACAACTTTGGATGCTCCATTATTGAACTTTGATTATGATAACTAATTAACTATacaacaaattaagaaaatactAGGAGacactatttttttaatctaaaaaGCAAATGTAAATGAATTTTCCTTGTGCTTGTTCATGaggttaatattttattttaaagagttaatttataagataaaatataagACAAAAATTATACTCCCATCGTTCttttcaaatgtctcatttgtttttgggttattattcatcaattaatcttaatttgtattttattcttaatttatgcattaaaatatagtcaaattagatattgtttgattcgtctgaacgtaaagtttattaatatttagttgttacttttttaatttacaCAATTATCGCTATTAAGTATTAATCGAATTAAtgcattgaaaatttttaaattaaacaaaGGGAGTAATATATTTTGTCATGCCGTGTTGGTAAATTCTAAATTTAATACAAAGTTGTGTAATCAAATTAATGCTTacataaatcaaattttaaaaagttttctaaTTCATTAGTTTGCATTAATTTATATTCAGGTAAACAAAAAGAAGTAAAACtttattaaatttgagttttaaTCTTTACATTTGCaaaattagaagaaatttatttattaatgtttacatttgcaaaattagaaattaatttataatccCCTCTTAATGGGTGTTTGCTATTCAGAATTTATGTTATGTTTAGTAATGATGATTTATTTTGGAGATCTAGACTAGATTGAAGTttaatgtttggtaaataacACCATtgttgtaaaaattattaaagtagagaatttgaaattatCTTCTTaaactttattattttcaaattttatatgaataatttcataattaataaactcaaatttaaaaaaaattacttattcTCAAAAACAAGATTAAGAATAACTTCTTAATGTAATCATATTTGGTAGCTTGACTGTGTTAAGTTATAACTGATAACTTTTAACTTTCAATAAAAGcttttgattaaaaaattgtttttggtattaattttattcactTTAATTTTCGTTATCTATTAAAAAAGTTATACTCCGTAACATGAATAGGAATTAAAAAAGATCAATCaagaataattaataattgagCTACAAATCTAAATCAGATCCATAATATTAGAATAA from the Amaranthus tricolor cultivar Red isolate AtriRed21 chromosome 12, ASM2621246v1, whole genome shotgun sequence genome contains:
- the LOC130828841 gene encoding cucumber peeling cupredoxin-like, which encodes MAGKNEALLLLATLVIATIFGISSAATYTVGDKTGWTIPSSPNFYAQWAAKQTFKVGDVLVFNFPASAHTVAEVSKANFDSCGTSNTIGAVKTTAPARFTLNKPGTHYFICTFSGHCSANQKLAVTVTGPSSTAPAISPTPSAGAVSPTTPTADSPSTPAVGVSPSGNPATEAPSATSTPPPSGNFAASTSVGFLSLVSVAVAALMA